The following coding sequences lie in one Synechococcus sp. CC9902 genomic window:
- a CDS encoding riboflavin synthase: MFTGLVQSVGTIQRRSGAVVVSGCSPFAPLVLGDSVAVDGVCLTVAELVADGFRADVSEETLRRTTLGRKSEQGGSVNLEPALRLSDRLGGHLVSGHVDAPGEVIRLEALPQSWLLEMRWLEPRFGRYVCEKASIAVDGISLTVADCCPEGVTFSLAVIPHTWQETTLRGLAVGDRVNLEVDQLARYAERLLIDSPKQTYAKPVSDLSVDWLASNGWS; encoded by the coding sequence ATGTTTACTGGCCTTGTGCAGTCGGTTGGAACCATTCAGCGTCGTTCAGGGGCTGTGGTGGTGTCGGGTTGTTCGCCATTTGCGCCCCTTGTATTAGGCGACAGTGTTGCGGTGGATGGGGTGTGCCTCACGGTTGCTGAGTTAGTGGCCGACGGCTTTCGTGCTGATGTCAGTGAAGAGACACTGCGCCGAACCACCCTTGGCCGCAAGTCGGAACAAGGCGGATCCGTCAATTTGGAACCTGCGCTCCGTCTCAGTGATCGCCTTGGCGGTCATTTGGTGAGTGGTCACGTTGATGCTCCAGGTGAGGTGATTCGCTTGGAGGCTTTGCCTCAGTCTTGGCTCTTGGAAATGCGTTGGCTGGAGCCGCGATTCGGTCGTTATGTCTGTGAGAAAGCGAGTATCGCCGTGGATGGCATCAGTCTCACCGTCGCGGACTGTTGCCCAGAAGGGGTGACGTTTTCATTGGCGGTGATTCCGCACACTTGGCAAGAAACCACCCTGCGGGGATTGGCCGTAGGCGATCGTGTGAATCTTGAGGTGGATCAACTGGCGCGTTATGCCGAGCGATTGTTGATCGATTCTCCGAAGCAGACTTACGCCAAGCCTGTTTCGGACTTGTCGGTGGATTGGTTGGCCTCCAATGGCTGGTCTTGA
- a CDS encoding bifunctional nuclease family protein — translation MVEMSVAGIALDAASRSPIVLLRDPSGRRQVPIWIDQAQAHNIMAGLQDTPAPRPLSHDLMAALLVAGGLELDRVIVHAIEDSTFHAVLKLRPDLDDDELEDEDDMEFIEVDSRPSDAIALAVRTGSGIWMLEEVVAEASIAVDAEADAEDQNAFSRFVDELSPAALVRHLNKRSDTDEPSTDTNSPPVP, via the coding sequence ATGGTTGAGATGAGCGTCGCTGGTATCGCTCTCGATGCCGCTAGCCGAAGCCCCATCGTCCTGCTCCGTGATCCAAGTGGACGACGTCAAGTACCGATTTGGATCGATCAAGCGCAAGCCCACAACATCATGGCGGGCCTCCAAGACACCCCTGCTCCTCGCCCCCTGAGCCACGACCTCATGGCAGCCCTGTTGGTGGCAGGTGGTCTGGAATTGGATCGGGTCATCGTGCATGCCATTGAAGACAGCACCTTTCATGCCGTGCTCAAACTTCGACCCGACTTGGACGACGACGAACTCGAGGACGAAGACGACATGGAGTTCATCGAAGTCGATTCCAGACCCAGCGACGCCATTGCTCTTGCAGTACGCACCGGGAGTGGGATATGGATGCTGGAAGAGGTGGTCGCTGAAGCGTCAATCGCAGTCGATGCTGAAGCCGACGCCGAAGATCAAAACGCTTTTAGCCGATTTGTCGATGAGCTCAGCCCTGCGGCCCTTGTGCGTCATTTGAACAAACGAAGTGATACGGATGAGCCCTCCACAGACACCAACTCTCCGCCAGTCCCGTGA
- a CDS encoding aldo/keto reductase, translating into MKRRSFGTGRPVSLFTLGTMRAIGSVDQMASVLEAAAKIGINHLETAPAYGPAEQFLGEALQHCSTLPEGGWVTTSKLLPGLSLVEGQQQLDEILHRLGLNTLDNLAVHGINRKEHLEWALSGDGAQLLEWAVSSGRVMQLGFSSHGTNALIEQALRSQRFDFCSLHLHLFDPQRLPLAHWALENGIGVMAISPADKGGRLQAPSPTLKDDCQPIDPLVLAYRFLIAQGVSTLTLGAASSEDLTTAAHLAEADGPLQQEETDVLHQLEQRRRERLGNDLCGQCRACLPCPNQVPIPSLLRLRNLTLGHDLIEYSQERYNLIGRAGHWWDTIDASACGSCGDCLPRCPHGLNIPQLLADTHARLVAAPRRRLWS; encoded by the coding sequence GTGAAACGGCGGTCCTTTGGAACTGGGCGGCCCGTCAGCCTGTTCACCCTTGGAACCATGCGGGCTATCGGTTCTGTAGACCAGATGGCCTCAGTTCTTGAAGCCGCGGCCAAGATCGGCATCAATCACTTAGAAACTGCACCCGCCTACGGACCGGCGGAGCAGTTTCTCGGAGAAGCACTCCAACACTGTTCCACCCTCCCCGAAGGTGGATGGGTGACGACCAGCAAGCTCTTGCCGGGTTTGAGCCTGGTCGAAGGTCAGCAGCAACTCGACGAAATCCTCCACCGGCTGGGCCTCAACACACTCGACAACCTCGCGGTCCACGGCATCAACCGAAAGGAGCATTTGGAGTGGGCCCTGAGCGGTGACGGTGCCCAACTCCTGGAGTGGGCCGTGTCCAGCGGCCGAGTGATGCAGCTCGGCTTCAGCAGCCACGGAACGAATGCATTGATCGAACAGGCACTCCGGAGCCAGCGATTCGACTTTTGCAGTCTCCACCTTCACCTGTTCGACCCTCAACGCTTACCACTGGCGCACTGGGCTTTGGAGAACGGGATTGGGGTCATGGCCATTTCTCCAGCCGACAAGGGGGGGCGGCTACAAGCACCAAGCCCAACGCTCAAAGACGATTGCCAACCCATCGACCCACTCGTCCTCGCCTATCGCTTCCTAATAGCCCAAGGCGTATCGACGCTCACCCTCGGAGCAGCCTCCAGCGAAGATCTCACCACTGCTGCTCATTTAGCTGAAGCAGATGGGCCCCTCCAACAGGAGGAAACCGATGTACTGCATCAACTGGAGCAACGCCGACGGGAGCGCTTAGGCAACGATCTCTGCGGTCAGTGCCGTGCTTGCTTGCCATGCCCCAATCAGGTCCCAATTCCAAGTCTCCTCCGACTGCGCAATCTGACCCTTGGTCATGACCTCATCGAATACAGCCAAGAGCGATACAACCTGATCGGTCGAGCCGGTCATTGGTGGGACACCATTGATGCCTCCGCTTGTGGGAGTTGTGGCGATTGCCTGCCGCGCTGTCCCCATGGTCTGAACATTCCCCAACTCTTAGCGGACACCCATGCCCGACTGGTCGCGGCACCGCGCAGACGGTTATGGAGCTGA
- a CDS encoding ABC transporter substrate-binding protein, whose translation MTMPFDPSSGIRRRHLLKMIGGAGLISLVGCRASGVKPRLFAPAGVLPKTWTMELPDPWQLSSAKALDQWTQADAAQADLLACTDGWLGTLSAVALQPIEAAPLRQQLDPLAQQFLKTLGPLASQVLPVGVSPWVLLIRRDSVADGNKRLGWQMLLDPQLQGQIVFPASPRLVIDLADRLDQPDALQRLRRQALTFDDRQAVNWLLKGAAKVVVLPLQRCLSLLRRDPRMDVILPNQGAPLHWTLLARPKDTKEPLPQPWVELAWREPMRRRLLQEGWRAPLPTAVLDADRLQLPERWRSLVLPPDHLWNRCWSLPPLSPEQRISLEQRWLASAP comes from the coding sequence ATGACGATGCCTTTCGATCCGTCTAGCGGAATTCGTCGCCGTCATCTCCTGAAGATGATTGGTGGAGCTGGTTTGATCAGCTTGGTTGGGTGTCGCGCTAGCGGTGTGAAACCTCGCCTGTTCGCTCCCGCAGGTGTTTTGCCCAAAACTTGGACGATGGAGTTGCCTGACCCTTGGCAGCTGTCGTCTGCCAAGGCCCTTGACCAGTGGACCCAGGCGGATGCTGCTCAGGCGGATTTGTTGGCCTGCACCGATGGTTGGCTCGGCACCCTTTCCGCCGTTGCTTTGCAGCCGATTGAGGCTGCTCCACTGCGGCAGCAGCTCGATCCATTGGCGCAGCAGTTTTTGAAAACGCTGGGTCCATTGGCGTCCCAAGTGCTGCCTGTTGGTGTGAGTCCTTGGGTTCTGCTAATCCGACGGGATTCTGTTGCCGATGGGAACAAGCGGTTGGGGTGGCAGATGTTGCTCGACCCTCAACTGCAGGGCCAAATTGTGTTTCCTGCCAGTCCGAGGCTGGTGATCGACTTGGCCGATCGCCTTGATCAACCGGATGCGTTGCAGCGTTTGCGTCGCCAAGCGCTCACCTTTGATGATCGTCAGGCGGTGAATTGGTTGCTGAAGGGGGCAGCCAAGGTGGTGGTTTTGCCGTTGCAACGCTGTTTGTCCTTGCTGAGGCGAGATCCCCGAATGGACGTGATCCTGCCCAATCAAGGAGCGCCGTTGCATTGGACCCTGCTCGCCAGGCCGAAGGACACGAAGGAGCCTCTCCCTCAACCATGGGTTGAGCTGGCATGGCGTGAACCGATGCGCCGGCGACTTCTCCAGGAGGGGTGGCGAGCTCCTCTGCCAACGGCAGTTCTCGATGCTGACCGTTTGCAGCTGCCAGAACGTTGGCGGTCCTTGGTGCTTCCGCCAGACCACCTTTGGAACCGCTGTTGGTCGCTGCCGCCTTTGAGCCCTGAGCAGCGCATCAGTTTGGAACAACGTTGGCTGGCATCAGCTCCATAA
- a CDS encoding nicotinate-nucleotide--dimethylbenzimidazole phosphoribosyltransferase: MPLLPLTPSEGLAWPEGCRRVGPQGDAAASIAAMAPWLDQAVLPDVLLVLAATRTAEQEGISAAGATAAARRTTAVADAELLLKGPSVAPRWPLPMLPAGVSPALLSHAVVARLGLQPQVAAVGLMCQPDFDHVRLESPDLGPAECLSSGAAMPLERVNYLWRQGEQLGAGLQRPLVLAECVPGGTTTAQAVLTALGFEVGDLISGSARQPPHRLKSALVAQGLRKAGLLRGCGAEAVLAAVGDPFQVVAAGLLVGAVQSQQPLLLGGGSQMLAVLALALHALPKTAGASLLRQVLVGTTAWLADEGASNGGISPLDRLVDSIGARFGASLAVFASGVHFHASAHQALRDYELGYVKEGVGAGGLLLLAQLKGVSRRGLVDDCDQAMDQLISRPVTSIP, from the coding sequence ATGCCCTTGTTGCCCTTGACCCCCTCTGAAGGGCTGGCATGGCCCGAAGGGTGCCGGCGTGTGGGTCCGCAGGGGGATGCCGCTGCTTCAATCGCCGCGATGGCGCCCTGGCTAGATCAGGCCGTGCTTCCAGATGTGTTGCTGGTTTTGGCTGCGACGCGAACGGCAGAACAGGAGGGGATTTCTGCGGCAGGTGCGACCGCTGCCGCACGCCGGACAACGGCTGTGGCCGATGCCGAGTTGTTGTTGAAGGGTCCATCGGTGGCTCCACGTTGGCCGTTGCCGATGCTTCCAGCAGGTGTTTCCCCGGCTTTGCTGAGTCACGCTGTGGTGGCGCGTTTGGGCTTGCAACCTCAGGTGGCGGCCGTGGGGTTGATGTGCCAGCCAGATTTCGACCATGTGCGACTTGAGTCTCCCGACCTCGGACCGGCTGAATGCTTGTCGTCTGGTGCTGCGATGCCACTGGAGCGGGTGAATTATCTCTGGCGTCAAGGAGAACAACTGGGTGCCGGACTGCAGCGGCCCCTTGTTTTGGCGGAATGTGTCCCAGGGGGAACGACCACCGCCCAGGCCGTTCTCACCGCTTTGGGGTTTGAGGTTGGCGACTTGATTAGCGGCAGTGCGCGCCAACCGCCCCATCGCCTGAAATCCGCGTTGGTCGCCCAGGGATTGCGGAAGGCCGGCCTACTCAGAGGCTGCGGTGCAGAAGCTGTGTTGGCGGCGGTTGGGGATCCGTTTCAGGTGGTGGCAGCGGGCTTACTGGTGGGTGCTGTTCAATCGCAGCAACCGTTGCTGTTAGGGGGCGGCAGTCAAATGTTGGCCGTTTTGGCGTTGGCTTTGCATGCCCTGCCAAAAACGGCTGGTGCATCCTTGTTGCGTCAGGTTCTCGTCGGCACAACGGCTTGGCTTGCTGATGAAGGCGCTAGCAACGGTGGCATCTCCCCACTGGATCGTCTGGTCGATTCCATCGGCGCACGATTTGGTGCATCGCTTGCCGTCTTCGCCTCAGGTGTTCATTTCCATGCCAGTGCCCATCAGGCCCTGCGTGACTACGAGCTCGGATATGTCAAGGAAGGGGTCGGAGCTGGTGGGTTGTTGCTCCTGGCTCAGCTGAAGGGGGTTAGTCGGCGTGGGTTAGTGGATGACTGCGACCAAGCGATGGACCAACTCATAAGTCGCCCCGTAACGTCGATTCCATGA
- a CDS encoding DUF2232 domain-containing protein, with protein sequence MSLDPQPLSRQQALRLVEGAYLAATTGLIWLALYYLPVGGALFRLALPLPLTLLQLRRGGRSGAEGLLLAVLLLTALMGPVRGPLLLFPYGLLALWLGWSWCRGWSWWLSWGVGVVLGTFGFLVRVVVLSLLVGENLWVVITRAGAGLLDRLIAVLHLPITPDLTQVQVMAFLLVIVQEVIYVLSLHALAYWIFPRLRSPIPEPPPLLHALVALDPL encoded by the coding sequence ATGAGCTTGGATCCACAACCCCTGAGCCGTCAGCAAGCTTTGCGGTTAGTGGAGGGGGCTTATCTCGCGGCAACAACCGGCTTGATCTGGTTGGCCTTGTATTACCTCCCTGTTGGCGGAGCGCTGTTTCGATTGGCGCTCCCACTCCCTCTCACCCTTCTCCAGTTGCGTCGTGGGGGCAGATCTGGGGCTGAGGGTCTTCTTCTGGCCGTTCTTCTTCTGACGGCGCTCATGGGTCCAGTTCGTGGACCTCTCTTGCTGTTTCCCTATGGACTGTTGGCGTTATGGCTCGGTTGGAGTTGGTGTCGCGGATGGAGCTGGTGGTTGAGTTGGGGCGTGGGAGTGGTCCTGGGGACCTTCGGTTTTTTAGTTCGGGTGGTGGTCTTGTCCCTTCTGGTGGGAGAAAACCTTTGGGTTGTGATTACGCGTGCGGGGGCTGGATTATTGGATCGACTGATCGCTGTGCTGCATCTCCCCATCACCCCTGATTTAACGCAGGTTCAAGTGATGGCTTTCTTGTTGGTGATTGTGCAGGAGGTGATTTATGTGCTGTCTCTCCATGCACTGGCCTATTGGATTTTCCCGCGATTGCGCTCACCCATTCCTGAGCCACCTCCGTTGTTGCATGCCCTTGTTGCCCTTGACCCCCTCTGA